Genomic window (Capricornis sumatraensis isolate serow.1 chromosome 16, serow.2, whole genome shotgun sequence):
GTTTGATAAGTTATATCTAACAGTACTCATGTCCATGAACATTACCAGAACATGATTATACAGATTAAGTTTTAATGAAGATAAGCTTGATCCAGTTTCTGAAAGTTAAATTGCATATTCTATTTAGTTCAGAAAATTAATCAATCACAGAAATGAAGGAATCTGTTTCATAGTAATCACATTCCATAAAGCCTTCTTCACTTCCCTGTTCCTGAGGCTGTAGATCAGAGGATTCAACATGGGGATGACCACTGTGTAGAATACGGAAGCCACTTTGTCCTGAGTCAGGGAGTAGCTGGAGGAAGGTCTGAGATAAGTGTAGATGGAGGTGGAATAGAACAGCATGATGGCTGTCAGGTGAGACgcacaggtggagaaggctttgCGCCTCCCCTCCCCTGCGTGCATGCGGaagatggagaagagaatgtAGCAGTAGGAGCTGAGGATCACCAGCAGACTTCCAACCATATTCACACCAGCGAAAGTAGACACAATACTTTCATGCAGGCGTGTATCAGAACATGAGAGCTTAAAAAGTGGGGGACTGTCACAGAAGAAGTGATGGATGACATTGGAACTGCAGAAAGGAAAGCTGCTTATACAACTTGTGAGAACCATGGAGTTCAACAGTCCTGCTGTAAAAGCCCCTGCTGCCATTTTCAGGCAGACCATCCTGGACATTATCAAGGAGTAAAGGAGAGGGTTGCatatggccacatagcggtcatgGGCCATTAACCCAAAAAGGATGCATTCAGTTGTGGCCAAGGCTATAAAGAAATACATCTGCAGAAAGCAGCCAGCAAAGGAGATGGACTTCTTCTCTGATAATAGATCTACCAGCATCTTTGGGTTGATGGTGGATGAATAACAAACATCCACAAAGGACAGGTTagccaggaagaaatacatgggTGTGTGAAGCTGGGAATCAATTCTGATTAAGAGAATCATTCCAACATTCCCCACAATTGTAAGTGTATAAATcacagaaaaaaggcaaaatagggTAATCTGTAACTCCAGTGAGTCTGCTAAACCCAACAGGATGAACTCAGTGAGCACAGTATAATTTTTTCTGGCCATTTATTACA
Coding sequences:
- the LOC138093080 gene encoding olfactory receptor 5F1-like, which translates into the protein MARKNYTVLTEFILLGLADSLELQITLFCLFSVIYTLTIVGNVGMILLIRIDSQLHTPMYFFLANLSFVDVCYSSTINPKMLVDLLSEKKSISFAGCFLQMYFFIALATTECILFGLMAHDRYVAICNPLLYSLIMSRMVCLKMAAGAFTAGLLNSMVLTSCISSFPFCSSNVIHHFFCDSPPLFKLSCSDTRLHESIVSTFAGVNMVGSLLVILSSYCYILFSIFRMHAGEGRRKAFSTCASHLTAIMLFYSTSIYTYLRPSSSYSLTQDKVASVFYTVVIPMLNPLIYSLRNREVKKALWNVITMKQIPSFL